One genomic region from Antedon mediterranea chromosome 3, ecAntMedi1.1, whole genome shotgun sequence encodes:
- the LOC140044556 gene encoding zinc finger CCHC domain-containing protein 8-like, which translates to MDFTTVDNDFKNETLDESEEPLPESKLVKKKSNSKANRKNKRNLQIEELKYKVRLVIEPKSIHIENEECDGPIAQVVFMNHALVRQYRQEIEEFFENLSKRIEDDHRNLRPQNSSLTLFKNDRQKEMAFTAIGNVQYFNRFCIDTIGKPLCNDNPRLTAGWTIPDYEQMYTESLPVDEQPSGNKRQKACCFNCGEDDHAVRDCPQPQDLVRIGINKKKFMSKMSNMSSKRYHVDEDNIEKFKPGHLSETLRNALGLNSNQLPLHIYQMRVYNYPPGHLKAAEIVTSGLTVYDNPEDGESVDSRLKNVHPDYEHDKLICYPGFNVDIPHNVLDECERFRMPPMQPNQRMEKLKRQLPTPTKNKTTSKKRSKNFSDNDSSEELKRRKIDSRQEENMDISITDSDADQKGYSSPCDENFKPPLPPTPGYSTPPPLPTSTPPPTPRRTSTPRSPQVDAPVMSRTPSCGSLDSEANNIGGFSPLSGANSQSSRGQSPSLDELEQQRLNLLSAFDDGDTEGTSDTGEMIKVNGEFFSITDTADISGMEQKDGSSEEKESNADTTVNDDSQTPDSTDQSCAEEGVVQPSNKDPGYSSERTDESDDVVVKESPLRVPKKDDLTPNKSGVPHWSKFSKDISPHPPDENLMESTGVFKRLCGILKRNKKGD; encoded by the exons ATGGATTTTACCACCGTGGATAATGACTTTAAAAATGAGACTTTAGATGAAAGTGAGGAACCTTTGCCTGAGAGTAAACTTGTCAAAAAGAAATCTAATTCTAAAGCAAACAGAAAAAATAAGCGTAATTTACAGA ttGAGGAACTAAAGTACAAAGTGAGACTGGTTATAGAGCCCAA AAGTATACATATAGAGAATGAGGAATGTGATGGACCTATTGCACAGGTGGTGTTTATGAACCATGCTTTAGTAAG gcaATATCGTCAGGAAATAGAGGAATTTTTTGAGAATCTTTCAAAAAGAATAGAAGATGATCATAGAAACCTTAGGCCACAA AATTCATCACTTACACTGTTTAAAAATGATCGTCAGAAGGAGATGGCGTTTACGGCCATAGGAAATGTGCAATATTTTAATCGATTCTGCATTGATACAATTGGCAAACCACTGTGCAATGATAACCCACGGTTGACAGCTGGTTGGACAATACCGGA TTATGAGCAAATGTACACAGAATCACTTCCTGTTGATGAACAGCCAAGTGGTAACAAGAGGCAAAAGGCGTGCTGCTTCAACTGCGGTGAAGATGATCATGCTGTCCGTGATTGTCCACAG CCTCAAGATCTGGTAAGAATTggtattaataaaaaaaagttcatgTCAAAAATGTCAAATATGTCATCAAAAAGGTATCACGTCGACGAGGATAACATTGAGAAATTTAAGCCAGGTCATTTAAG TGAAACATTACGAAATGCTCTTGGACTGAATTCAAACCAACTGCCATTGCATATTTACCAGATGCGAGTGTATAATTACCCACCAGGGCACTTAAAAGCTGCTGAAATTGTTACATCTGGTCTTACTGTGTATGATAACCCCG AAGACGGTGAGAGTGTAGATTCCAGGCTTAAAAACGTTCACCCTGATTATGAGCATGACAAACTTATCTGCTACCCCGGTTTCAACGTGGATATACCGCACAATGTGTTGGAT GAATGTGAAAGATTCAGAATGCCACCGATGCAACCAAATCAGCGAATGGAAAAGTTAAAAAGACAATTGCCAACACcaactaaaaataaaactacATCGAAGAAGAGAAGCAAGAACTTCAGTGATAATGATTCGAGCGAAGAACTTAAAAGAAGGAAGATAGATAGTAGACAAGAAGAAAATATGGATATTAGTATTACag ATAGTGATGCTGACCAGAAAGGATATTCCAGCCCTTGTGACGAAAACTTTAAGCCACCTTTGCCACCTACACCTGGTTATTCTACACCCCCGCCCCTGCCAACCTCCACACCACCGCCCACCCCAAGAAGAACATCCACACCACGCAGTCCTCAGGTTGATGCACCCGTTATGAGTCGAACCCCAAGCTGCGGTTCATTGGATAGTGAGGCTAACAACATTGGTGGCTTCTCCCCTCTCTCTGGAGCGAATTCACAAAGTAGCAGAGGGCAGTCACCGTCCCTTGACGAACTTGAACAGCAGCGGTTAAATTTGCTGTCAGCATTTGATGATGGCGACACCGAAGGGACTTCAGATACTGGTGAAATGATCAAAGTTAATGGGGAATTCTTTTCAATTACTGATACAGCAGATATAAGTGGAATGGAACAAAAAGATGGAAGTTCAGAAGAGAAAGAATCAAATGCAGACACTACGGTCAATGATGATTCACAAACACCTGATTCCACTGACCAGAGTTGTGCCGAAGAAGGCGTTGTACAACCTTCTAATAAAGATCCAGGTTATAGCTCTGAGAGAACTGATGAGAGTGATGATGTGGTGGTGAAGGAATCACCGTTAAGAGTTCCCAAAAAAGATGACCTGACGCCAAACAAATCTGGTGTTCCTCACTGGAGTAAGTTCTCAAAAGACATCTCTCCACATCCTCCAGACGAAAACCTTATGGAATCAACCGGAGTTTTTAAACGTCTTTGTGGTATACTTAAAAGAAACAAGAAAGGTGATTAA
- the LOC140044557 gene encoding amyloid protein-binding protein 2-like, producing MMMLILGGALISFVRPAEVYRVLPIDVERSKQIGKMAQPCAASVLEWVPETLYNSAITAVVASYSKHRKELRCLTENIQFDVYYKLYTQGRLCQLGLEFCELDIFAKVLTVSDKRHLLHHCFQALMDHGVKVATVLAEAYSAYAQIRYSHRVQLDKAIQLGFSLGGFLTEAGWYPQAEKATEACLALCSQSEDIKYLRKSLECCIRLVYVRNANCKYQSSEETYRRALRTADKLMARNSVVNLAAVHGEMCALLYARSQYDEAHKHCVQALESLHSGMPIKSSIDILRQSSKACVAKRRFKKAEILITHAVQLAREYFGVRHPKYSDALLDYGFYLLNVDSICQSVTVYQQALDIRLSVFGGRNIHVAVAHEDLAYASYVHQYSSGKFDDAKMHAERAIEIITHILPEDHLLLASSKRVKALILEEIAIDSQDKVCEAKLLQEAQDLHLSSLSLAKKAFGEFNVQTAKHYGNLGRLYQSMHRYKEAELMHIKAIEIKERLLGEEDYEVALSVGHLASLYNYDMMRYTEAESLYLRSIEIGKKLFGPGYSGLEYDYRGLIRLYSSLNHYDKVFEFQEILSNWMTLREINRNPDDILEYITNSRAEESVEEVLKKFFKLE from the exons ATGATGATGTTGATTCTTGGTGGCgctctaatttcttttgttcgCCCCGCCGAAGTTTACCGTGTTTTGCCGATCGACGTAGAGCGATCAAAACAAATAGGGAAAATGGCCCAGCCTTGTGCAGCTAGTGTGTTGGAGTGGGTCCCAGAAACGCTTTATAATTCAGCAATTACAGCTGTAGTAGCCAGTTATTCAAAACATAGAAAAGAACTCAGATGTCTGACAGAAAATAtacaatttgatgtttattATAAG CTTTATACACAAGGTCGACTATGTCAGCTTGGATTGGAATTTTGTGAATTGGATATATTTGCAAAGGTTCTAACAGTTAGTGATAAAAG gCATTTATTACATCATTGTTTCCAAGCACTGATGGACCATGGGGTCAAAGTGGCAACTGTACTCGCTGAGGCGTATTCAGCTTACGCCCAGATTAGATATTCTCATCGAGTTCAACTTGATAAAGCTATTCAACTTGGCTTTTCTTTAG GTGGTTTTTTAACCGAGGCTGGATGGTACCCTCAGGCCGAGAAAGCTACTGAGGCATGTCTTGCGCTCTGTTCTCAATCAGAAGACATCAAATATTTACGGAAATCTCTTGAGTGTTGCATCCG GCTAGTTTACGTGCGCAATGCCAACTGCAAGTACCAGTCATCAGAAGAAACATATCGACGAGCTTTACGTACAGCAGACAAGCTAATGGCTAGGAATTCGGTTGTGAATTTAGCTGCCGTCCATGGTGAAATGTGTGCCCTGCTTTATGCTAGGAGCCAATATGACGAG GCTCATAAACACTGTGTACAAGCGTTAGAGAGTTTACACTCTGGTATGCCAATTAAGAGCTCTATAGATATACTAAGACAATCGTCAAAAGCTTGTGTAGCTAAAAGACGTTTTAAGAAAGCAGAGATACTTATAACACACGCTGTTCAACTAGCAAG GGAATATTTTGGTGTACGTCATCCCAAGTACTCGGATGCTCTTTTAGATTATGGGTTTTATCTTCTTAATGTAGATTCTATATGCCAATCTGTTACTGTCTACCAG CAAGCCCTTGATATTAGGTTGTCTGTATTTGGCGGTAGGAACATCCATGTAGCTGTTGCACATGAAGATCTAGCCTATGCATCTTATGTTCACCAGTACAGTTCAGGAAAATTTGACGATGCCAA aatgCATGCAGAACGAGCAATAGAGATAATAACACATATATTACCAGAAGATCATTTACTACTAGCATCATCTAAAAGGGTCAAAG CACTTATATTAGAAGAAATTGCAATTGATTCTCAAGACAAAGTTTGTGAGGCTAAACTTTTACAAGAAGCCCAAGATCTACATCTATCATCACTTAGTCTAGCAAAAAAAGCTTTTGGAGAATTCAATGTGCAAACAGCCAAACATTATGGCAACTTAGGAAGGCTATATCAATCAATGCATCGATATAAG gAAGCTGAATTAATGCATATCAAAGCTATTGAGATAAAGGAACGCTTATTAGGAGAAGAAGATTATGAAGTTGCCCTCTCAGTTGGCCATCTAGCCTCACTGTATAACTATGATATGATGAGGTATACAGAAGCTGAGTCCTTATACCTTAGGTCTATAGAAATTG GTAAAAAACTATTTGGTCCTGGCTACAGTGGATTAGAATATGACTACCGCGGTCTCATACGATTGTATTCCTCTCTCAACCATTATGATAAAGTGTTTGAATTTCAAGAAATTCTCTCTAACTGGATGACGTTACGAGAGATAAATCGCAACCCAGATGATATACTTGAATACATTACTAACTCACGAGCTGAAGAGAGCGTAGAAGAAgttttgaaaaagttttttaaactaGAATGA